A single genomic interval of Bradyrhizobium japonicum USDA 6 harbors:
- a CDS encoding GNAT family N-acetyltransferase produces the protein MHGTRIPLAKPDSRAITIRLARDPNDLMLVTAIRSAVYLAEQDCPFDEEFDGNDMVAAHFIGYVGNEPAGCLRVRFFGDFAKVERLAVRHQYRRSRVSFKLVQASVDYVKRKGFRKIYGQAQDRLVDFWAHFGAKPLGHNRKITFSDFSYTEMLLEIEPGPDAITLDSDPYVIIRPEGDWDRPGVLDASAGRAVTSPLRDLALADH, from the coding sequence ATGCACGGCACTAGGATTCCCCTCGCCAAACCCGACTCCCGCGCCATCACCATTCGCCTCGCGCGCGATCCCAACGACCTCATGTTGGTCACCGCCATTCGCTCGGCGGTCTATCTCGCCGAGCAGGATTGTCCGTTCGACGAGGAGTTCGACGGCAATGACATGGTCGCAGCGCACTTCATCGGCTACGTCGGCAACGAGCCTGCGGGTTGCCTGCGGGTACGCTTCTTCGGGGATTTCGCCAAGGTGGAGCGGCTCGCGGTGCGTCACCAATATCGGCGCTCGCGCGTCTCGTTCAAGCTGGTCCAGGCGAGCGTCGACTACGTGAAGCGCAAGGGCTTTCGCAAGATCTACGGCCAGGCGCAGGACCGACTGGTCGATTTCTGGGCTCATTTCGGCGCCAAGCCGCTCGGTCACAACCGCAAGATCACCTTCTCGGATTTCTCCTATACGGAGATGCTGCTGGAGATCGAGCCGGGGCCGGACGCCATTACGCTGGACAGCGATCCCTATGTGATCATCCGTCCCGAGGGCGATTGGGACCGGCCGGGCGTGCTCGACGCATCGGCGGGGCGGGCGGTGACTTCGCCGCTACGGGA